In Lampris incognitus isolate fLamInc1 chromosome 20, fLamInc1.hap2, whole genome shotgun sequence, one genomic interval encodes:
- the LOC130130609 gene encoding cornifelin homolog codes for MMGQTWNEEQSLIVAEEMAVQPSSSVVMVQPTVYKFPGEVKTGMWSSGLCDCCDDMGICCCGLWCPCCLPCEVSSDFGECLCMPLVNYLPLGLSGLIPVATLAFRSSMRERYHIQGSMCDDCCTVTFCSTCAWCQMSREIKTRRRQLSNIAATSVITEVNVNPPPYAPQFAPAAQYPPSAQCPPPVGSYTPLL; via the exons ATGATGGGACAAACCTGGAACGAAGAGCAGAGTTTAATCGTTGCAGAGG AAATGGCAGTCCAGCCTAGCTCGTCCGTGGTGATGGTGCAGCCGACGGTGTATAAATTCCCCGGGGAAGTGAAGACCGGGATGTGGTCCAGCGGTCTCTGCGACTGCTGTGACGACATGGGCATCT GTTGCTGTGGTCTCTGGTGCCCATGCTGCTTGCCTTGCGAGGTTAGCTCAGACTTTGGGGAGTGCCTGTGTATGCCTCTGGTCAACTATTTGCCTCTGGGCTTATCAGGCTTGATTCCTGTCGCTACTCTGGCCTTCAGGAGCTCTATGAGGGAGCGGTATCACATACAG GGCTCTATGTGCGACGACTGCTGCACCGTGACTTTCTGCTCCACCTGCGCTTGGTGCCAGATGTCCCGGGAAATAAAGACGCGTCGGCGCCAGCTCTCCAACATCGCCGCCACCAGCGTCATAACAGAAGTCAACGTGAACCCGCCACCGTACGCGCCCCAGTTCGCTCCCGCCGCCCAGTACCCTCCCTCCGCCCAGTGTCCCCCGCCCGTTGGAAGTTACACTCCTCTGTTGTAG
- the LOC130130436 gene encoding RNA-binding protein 4.1-like: protein MVKIFIGNLSQETEKDEVEALFTKYGTVTECAKYKNYAFVHMDDRKSATKAIRELHLFKLNGRPINVEPSKGKNQGPVKLHIANVEKGHDDELRGLFEEYGTVTECAIVKNFAFVHMSNSDEAMDAIKGLDNTEFNGKRIHVQISKSRPRGGGEEEEYPPPMGRGGYYPPRFPGDRPEPPYRGRMSAYPAPPPPPPPPRRVAYAERGYGERDNYGVVDYYEKYRARPYSAAGFDDRRANAIPPPPPPAAALVRERLSMSSLDQYERRPLPPPPPSPYFARDRSPLRRPAAPPAPAAGNGYSYERSRLSPVARAPLYGAAPRPRDPFAVPPPPPPPRYAGY from the exons ATGGTGAAAATTTTCATCGGAAACCTCTCCCAGGAGACGGAAAAGGACGAAGTTGAGGCCCTCTTCACAAAGTATGGCACCGTGACGGAGTGCGCCAAGTACAAAAATTATGCCTTCGTCCACATGGATGACCGCAAGTCTGCCACCAAAGCCATTCGTGAACTTCACCTTTTCAAACTCAATGGCAGGCCCATAAATGTAGAGCCCAGTAAAGGGAAGAACCAGGGCCCtgtcaagctccacatagccaaTGTGGAAAAGggccacgatgatgagctgcgtGGCCTCTTTGAAGAGTATGGTACAGTCACAGAGTGCGCAATCGTCAAGAACTTTGCCTTTGTACACATGTCCAACTCTGATGAGGCTATGGATGCCATAAAGGGTCTGGATAACACTGAGTTCAATG GCAAGCGAATCCACGTTCAGATATCAAAAAGTCGCCCGAGAGggggaggtgaggaggaggagtacCCGCCTCCGATGGGAAGGGGAGGTTATTATCCCCCCCGCTTCCCAGGGGACAGACCTGAGCCCCCCTACAGAGGGCGTATGTCAGCTTACCCCgctccccctccacctccccctccACCAAGACGAGTGGCTTACGCTGAGCGTGGGTATGGCGAGCGAGACAACTATGGGGTGGTGGATTACTATGAGAAATACAGAGCCCGTCCCTACAGTGCTGCAGGATTTGATGACAGGCGAGCCAATgccatccctcctcctccaccacctgcTGCTGCACTGGTAAGAGAGCGCCTCTCCATGTCGTCACTTGACCAGTATGAGCGGCgcccacttcctcctcctcctccgtcgcCTTACTTCGCTCGAGACAGAAGCCCACTCAGGCGACCCGCTGCGCCTCCTGCCCCCGCAGCTGGTAATGGTTACTCTTATGAGCGATCCCGGCTGTCACCAGTGGCTAGGGCTCCTTTGTATGGAGCTGCACCCCGTCCCAGGGACCCCTTCGCAGTGCCtccgccgccgccaccaccacgTTATGCAGGCTACTAA
- the tifa gene encoding TRAF-interacting protein with FHA domain-containing protein A, whose protein sequence is MSQTMETEEDLLTCLHVKLYHPQQTFRGFYHQLPLSNRRQHQADEPLRLGRDAQACTFTLADPKVSRKQLAFHAYRTPQDPGMLFTVQNLSQKGRMMVNRSALGYLERMDLPDKALIEFGGFEMLVVREPGEAKMSYEVEFHVLEVPPSTETGIAPQSITPVMETGSCNSSAYSLPGELACHGPLETDETLMA, encoded by the coding sequence ATGTCTCAGACAATGGAGACCGAAGAGGACCTTTTGACTTGTCTCCACGTCAAGCTGTACCATCCCCAGCAGACGTTCAGAGGGTTTTACCATCAGCTTCCCCTCAGCAACAGGCGCCAACACCAGGCAGATGAGCCTCTGCGACTGGGCCGGGATGCCCAGGCCTGCACCTTTACCCTGGCTGACCCCAAAGTGTCCCGTAAACAGCTGGCTTTTCATGCCTACCGTACCCCGCAGGACCCTGGCATGCTCTTCACTGTGCAGAACCTGAGCCAGAAGGGGCGCATGATGGTCAACAGGTCAGCGTTGGGCTACCTGGAGAGGATGGATCTTCCGGACAAGGCCCTCATCGAATTTGGGGGATTTGAGATGCTCGTCGTCCGTGAGCCTGGCGAGGCCAAGATGAGCTACGAGGTGGAGTTCCACGTCCTTGAAGTTCCTCCATCCACGGAGACAGGCATAGCCCCACAAAGTATAACCCCCGTCATGGAGACTGGCTCGTGCAATAGTAGCGCATATAGCTTGCCGGGTGAACTCGCGTGTCATGGACCACTGGAAACAGATGAGACACTTATGGCTTGA